DNA from Chloroherpetonaceae bacterium:
GGATTAAAAGACGGAAAACTTTGCATCGGTGCTTTTTGCCTTTCCGAACCAAATGCAGGAAGCGATGCAACCGCACAAACTACAACTGCGATTCAAGACGGCGATTTCTATGTTTTGAATGGAATCAAAAATTGGATTACCAACGGCACTACATCCGAGTATTACCTTGTGATGGCGATGACCGATAAAAGCAAGGGTTCGCGCGGAATCAGTTGCTTCATTGTTGAACGTGGAACACCCGGATTTGAAATCCTCAAGAAAGAAAAGAAAATGGGTATTCGCTCAAGTGATACCTGTTCGTTAGGCTTTACCGATTGCCGTATATCAAAAGAGAATCTTTTGGGTGCAGAAGGAGAAGGATTCAAGATTGCGATGAGAACACTTGATGGCGGCCGTATCGGAATCGCTTCGCAAGCATTGGGAATCGCGGCGGCATCGCTTGAACGCTCCATCAAATATGCCAAAGAGCGTCATTCTTTCGGAAAAATGATTATCGATCATCAAGCTATTCAATTTAAGCTTGCCAATATGGCAACAGAGCTTGATGCGGCAAGATTGCTCACGATTCAAGCGGCGTCACTGAAAGATCAGCATTTGCCCTACTCTCGCGCTGCAGCAATGGCAAAACTCTATGCATCCAAAATTTCAGTAAAGGCTGCACTTGAAGCGATACAGATTCACGGCGGATATGGGTATGTGCAAGAGTATGAAGTGGAACGCTATTTAAGAGATGCAAAAATTACAGAGATTTATGAAGGAACTTCAGAGGTTCAGCATATTGTCATTGCAAGAGATCTTTTGAAATAGAATGAGTTTGTGATAGAATGATTCTATCCCGATAGATTTAACCTATAATTAAACAGGTTTGATTTTATTTTGTAAAGGATAAAAATTTTGATTCGTGATTTAAAATGAACGCTGTTATGAAACATAAGCTCTAACCTTCAATCTCTATGAGAAAAGCATTTTTCACTCTTCTTTCAACCTTTTTCATAATTATTTTTATATCCTCCTGTGACTCGCTTGATTCAAATGGCGATGACATCAACTCGGACATTCCTCAAGACCCGGGGGGAAATCTTCCTCAGACCACAATTAACAACCTGAGACCTTCAGGGATTTTCGAAAGAACTGCGAATAACGAGAGGCGAATTCGTATTTCTTTAATTGGACTGATTGATCCGGTTACTGCTCAACCGATTGAGCTTGTAGGGAATTCAACGGTTTTTGTAGCAGAAAACGATGTCATAAAAGGGTTAAAAGTTACTAAGGTCGGGAATGATAATACGCTTGCTTCAGATTTGGTTTTTGTGGTTGATAATTCAGGTAGTATGGGTCAAGAAGCCGATAGTATTGCATTAAAAATTATTGATTTCACAAATCTTCTAACAAGTCAAGGGATTAACCTTCGGGTAGGTTGTGTCGGATATTCGGGAAATGTTACCGGTGCAATTAATCTAACGAATGCGACCGGTCTTGAATCCTATTTGAAGAGACCTTCCCGAACGGGGACTTCTCGAACTGTTGGTTTTACAGGCACGGATTCAGCAAGATTTCAAACAACTGCATCAACATTTTCTTCCGGTGTAGGAGGTGAAAATGGAATTGTTGGAATTCGTTTTGCTGATTCACTCTTTTCTTGGAGAACAGGGGCGCAACGGATATATATCAACTTTACAGACGAACCCACCCAACCCGGAAGTCGGCCGTGGTTTTCAACAAACGGGTTTCTTCAAAGTTGGCAACTAAACCGAGGAACAATTCATACTGTATGGAGTAATGGAGATACCACGCTTTTTGGTACAGAATCTGCCTCTCGTGAAAAACCTTGGCGTTTATCCAACGGAACAGGCGGAACAATTAAATGGGTAAGTTCAAATGCAAACGGATTAAACTTGACCACGTTGCCTGTTACTGGTGCTGTACTAAATAGCTATTTGATTGAATTTATAAGCACAAATCCCAATGACTCCAATACAGTAAAAATTATTGTCAAAAATGGAACCACGTCTGATGGGCAATCGGTGTTTCGTGTTAAGTATTAGAAATGATTAATAGAAGAAGTTGAATGATTTCAAATAGAGGGGGGCGAAAGCCCCTTATTTTTTCAATTTCGCACGCTAAAGGTTAAATTTATATAACCAAATTATCTACCTATGAAACACCTACCGCGTTTTACCTTCGTTCTTATCATCTCATTCTTACTGTGCTTAACATCTTGCACAACGACTTTGCCCGTTGCTTACACGGGGAATCCGATTGGAACAAAAGTTGGAAAAACAATCAATACCAGATATTGTTTCTTTTTTTTCTCAAATCCGAATTTCAGTGTCCTTAGCGCAGCCAAAGAAGCGGGGATTACAAAAATTTCAAGTGTGGAGATTTCTGAAACAACTGCCTTCTTAGGTTTCATTCAAACTTACACCCTAATCGTAACAGGAGAATAACAATGAAAAGCATTTATTTTTTGGGAATGTTTGTGGTAATTACCCTCTTTGAGTCATGCACGACTAATAGCTACAAATACCTCTCCCATAAAGGACTTGTGAGTCATTATCATGATCTACCACTCTATAAATTCGAAACTACTCAAAAACTAATCTTAGATATTACAGTTTTAGAAACCGATACTCTAAATGTTACTTTTCATTTCTCGTTAGACAATGTCAATTCATCACAGTTTAAGTTTCTTAATGCAACATCAAAGGTTTCAACAAGTAATGCAATTGATTCCGCTAAAAGCAAAAGTTTTACTTTCTCTGATTTAAAGATTATTTATTTAGACTTAAAGAATAATATGGTTCGTTATGAAGCAAAAATGAGCGAATCAGATTTTCTACAATGGATTCAATTAAACTCCTGTTCGATTTCTTTAAGTTCAAATACTTATAGTTCAGTCTATTATCCAGAGTTTAGATTTATAAATGGAGTGAACTTAATCAAGGAAAGTTTTCGGCATAAACTTTAGTATGTGTTTAGAGTATAAAAGGGCTTGAACAAGCCCTCTTCTTTTATCCTATCGTTTTTCGATTTCAGGTGGAAGAAGTTGATACATCACCGGCGTAACAAGTCGAGCAAGAAGGGTGGATGAAATCAAGCCGCCGATGATAACAATGGCAAGCGGTGAATAAAGCCCGGAACCTTCAATTGCGATGGGAATTAAACCGCCAATCGCTGTCGCGCTTGTGAGTAAAACAGGTACGAAACGTATCTCGCCCGCTTTTTGAATTGCCTCCATTAATTCTGTCCCTTCTGCCCGAAGTTGATTGGTAAAATCGACCAATAAAATCGAGGTTTTGATTTCAATCCCCATTAGCGCAATAAATCCAATCACCGCAGTAAATGAAAGTGTATAGCCGGTAAGGAGCAAGCCGAGCATTCCGCCTACAACACCAAGCGGAACAACGCTAAACACGATTAATGTGCTTCTGAAACTTCCAAATTCCAAAACCAAAACCGCAAAGATGCCAAAGGTTGCAATAAGTATGATTGAACCGAATCCGCCGAAACTCTCTTCGCGGCTCTCGATTTCGCCGGCTGCCGTGAATGTATAACCCTCTGGAAATCGGTAGGCATTGAGCTCTTTAAGAATTTCCTTCGTAATCCGGTCAGTATTGAACCCTGTTTTTACATAGGATGTTATGGTAACAACTCGATCTTCATTAAAGTGATTAATCTTCGTGGGTGAAGAAACAAACGAAATGCTTGCCACTTGACGAAGTGGAATCATTGCACCATTAACTGATGCAACATGCAAGTGATCCAACACCTCAAGGGTCGGTTTACGCTCTCTTGGCAATGTTAATCGCAAGTCCATTTCATCGCCATTGCTTTCACGAACTTTTCCTAGCGAGAGACCGGCAATGGCCATTCGCACATTTTTTTCAAGTTCTGCAATCGGAACGCCCAGCAAACCTGCTTTTTGATGATCAATATCAATCTTAAGGTCTGTCTTTGAAACTTGAACCGGATTATTAATGTAAATTGTCCCTTCAACAGAGGCAATGATTTGTTCAACTTGCTCTGCCATTTTTTTAAGGGTATCAAGGTTTTCCCCTTTGACACGAATCGCGATTGGTGCATCGATGGGCGGTCCGTTTTCAAATTCCTTTAATTCAATTTTCACTCCGCTGTAAGCATTAAATTGAACTCTTAAAGAATCAAAAAAGCGTACGGTTTTAACCTCATGATAATGTTTAACTTCAGCGAAGATTTCAGCAACATTATTCTTTTCCTCTCGCGGAAAGACATTGTAATAAATCCTTGGGTTTCCCTTACCAATGTTGGTGTTCATCCAAGCCACTTCCCCCGATTCTCGCAATACTTTTTCGACATATTCAGCCGCCCGATTGGTTTCTACAAGGTTTGTTCCGTCCGGGGCTTCGATGGTTATTAGGAACTGTGGAATTCCTGCTTTGGGGAACAAACTAAATCCGATAATTGGAATGGTTGTCAGGCTCAAAAGAAACACGCCTAAAGCAAGAAGAAGCGTTTGTTTCGGATGCTTTAACGCCCATTGAAGAATTCTTGCATAAGACCACTCAATGAAGCGGGTTAGTAATTGCAAAAAGCGGTTCCCGTGTTCACCTTCATCGATTAAGATTCGACTTGAAAGAAAGGGAACAATTGTAAGGGATACAATCAGCGATGCAAAAACCGTGACGACCACGGCAACCGGCATACTTCGAATGTACTGTCCGGGGTTTCCGGGTAAAAACACTAAAGGCAAAAATGCAAAAATTAGAGTTGCGGTTGCGCCTATAACTGCCACATTGATTTGCTTTGTTGCTTCTATCGCTGCTGAAATAGGCTTGTAACCCATTCGTAAAAATCGCGAAGTATTTTCAACAACCACAATTGAATCATCGACTAAGAGCCCTAACGCAATCACAAAGCCAACGATCGAAAGTTGATTAATATTGTATCCAAAAAGATCAAGCATAAAAACGCCCATTAAAAGCGAAAGCGGAATAGAAACCATCACCACAAGTGACGCGCGAATCCCAAGCGGCAACAGTGTAATAAGCACCAGTAAAATGGCAATCACGAAATCTCGATTTAACCCTCCAAGCCGGTGTGCAACATTTTTTGCTTGATCAAACCCTTGCTCTAATTCAATTTGTGACGGTAACTCTTTTCGAAACGAGGTCACTACTTCTTCAATCGATTCCCGAACTGTAAAAATATTTTGCCCACTCTTAAGTGAAGCAGTGACAAAAATTGCACGCTTTTCATTGAATCTTGCAAAGTAGTTCTGCTCTTCAGGAATTAATTCAATGGCTGCAATGTCTTTCAAACGAACGATGTTACCGCCATAAGCTCCGACAACCGTTTGCTCTACTTCACTTTTTGATCGGTAATTGCCGCTTGTTTTTACATTGAATTTCTTTTTTCCAATGTCAATACTACCTGCTGGAATATTGGCGTTTTCGGATTGAATGGATTGGATCACTTGATTAAGTGAAAGCTTTATCGCAACCAGTTTTGAAATATCAATCGAAATTCTAACCTCTTGTTTCGGGACAGCATGAATTTCCGATTCCTTTACTCCGCCAATGTTTCCGAGCGATTTCTTTAAATCCTTTCCGAAAGATTCAAGTAACTTGTAAGAGGCATCTTCCGAAACCAAAGCAAATTGGATAATGCTGACATCGGTAGGAGAAATTTTTCTTACCTCAAGACTATATAAATCTTGTGGTAAACTTGGGCGAATAACATTTAGCTCTCGCAGGATTTCATCATATTTCTCCTCCGGATCTTCACCGGAATTGAATTCAACACGAATGATTGCAAGCCCATCCTCAATGTCTGTTTTGATTGATTTGATATTATCAAGGGTACTGATTTTTTCCTCAATTGGATCAACAACAATCTCCTCAATATCTGAAGGGCTTGCACCCGGATATATTGCAGTAATCACTGATCCTGCAAAGGTGATTTGTGGATCTTCTGACCTCGAGATGTTGATGAACGAATTGATTCCAATAGCCATCAATGCAAGAAAAACAATGATGGTAAATTGATATCGCTTCACCGAAAATTCAATGATGTTCATTGCTGTATTTTATTTGGTAGGTTTATTGGGTCTGTGCGATTTCTGCGCCATCCTTTAGATATGGTGCGCCCTCTGTAATGACTTCCGAAACAGACTCCGGAAAATTGATAATGGCCAGCTTTTCATGATGAATAAACGCAAATTGAACTTGTATTTTTTTTGCCTTTAATGAGTTTGAGTCCTTGGAAAATACAAAGCCACTTTTACCATCTCCTTCAAGAAAAGCTTCGATTGGAATGAGGGCATATGTTTTTTGCGGCGTTGGATAGATGGTTACCTTTGCGACAAGGCCGGAAAGCACGCGTTCAGGTGAGGTCAAAAGCCGTAATTCTGTCTCGAAGGTTCCTGTGCCTTGCGATGCAGTGCCTGAAATTTGACTAATGACGGCTTTACTTATTAAATCGGGATACCCTTCCAAAGTGACTTCAGCGCGGTCTCCAACGCGAACACGAACGGCTTCTACGCCTGAAAGCCCAACCTTAACCACATACCCTTGCGAGTAATTTGATAATTGAAGGATAGGCATACCGGCATTGACCAATTCATTTTCTTCTGAATACTTTTTGAGAACTTTCCCGGAAGTCGGTGCCTTAATAGAGGCAAATTGTTGGTTAAAGGAGGCAATGGTATAATTCGATTTTGCTACCTCAAATCCGGTTGTTGCGTCTTGTAATTGCTCAAGTGTTGCCACCTTATCGGCATATAAATTCTTTACCCTAGTCAAATCACGTTCGGCTTTTTCCAATCCATTTTTAGCTTTAATTACCTCAGCATTGATTTCGGATAAATTCAGTGTCGCGAGAAGTTGCCCTTTTTGCACCGTCATTCCTTCACGAACAAAAATCTTTTCGACAATCCCCCCAATCTTAAATGAGAGTCTCGATTCCTCCTTTGCCATTACCAAACCGGTGCATTTAATCGGTTCAGCAATCTGTAAACGCTCGACGGGCGCTGTTGTAACTTGAATCGGCTTTTGTGCTTCTTCATTTCTTACGGTGTTTTTACATCCATTTGCAAAAATGATAAGTGAAAGCACAGCGATACAAAAAAATGTTAATGTCTTGTAAGCCGAAGTGTTTACAAAGAGCGGCTTTTCAAGCTGTAAGAGAAGCCGCAACGGTTCTTTTCTAATACGATTCATAGGTTGAATTTTATTTTTAATCATTGGTAACAGACACGAAAATTTATTTTTTGAGAAACAGAGTCAAAGGAAATGATGCGGTCGCCCGTTCCAGTTCTGCATCTTTGATTACCGCGTCGTAGCGGGTAATAATGGCATTGATGGCAGCATTCGTCATCGATGTTTGTGAATCAAGATATTCGACAAGTGACGCTTGACCTTGGGCGTATTTTTTAGCAAGAATTTGAAAAGAGGCGTCGCTCGCTTTCTTTCGTGCATCTGAGACAGATATTAAACTTTGAGCTAATTGTACTTCCTCAAAGAGGGTGCGAACTTGCAGTTCAATTTGTCGTTTTAATTCTGCTTCTTTGAGCCGAAGTCGATTGGTTTCGATTACGGCTTGTTCAGTTTTTGCTTGATCTTGAAAACCATTAAAGATGTTCCATTGCATCACCAAAGAAATGGTGGCAAAATCTTGATTAAAATTGAAATCATACCGATTCCCTTGAAATCCATAATCAATCCCAAGCGATAAAGTTGGTAGAAAATCTGAGCGGTAAATTGATTCAACTTTTTCAGAGGCTTGAATGCCTTTTGAAATCACGGTGAATTCCTCTCGTTTAGATGACAATTGTATGGCGTAATCAAGCGCAGCGAACGCAGTATCAACTTCTTGGAGCTCGAGCGATTCGTCGGAATTGATTAAGATGGTGGCATGCAACTCCCGATTCAAAAGAAAATTGAAATACTCCTTTGCCGAGGTATTCAAGCGTTCTGCTTCCGCTTTTTTTTGCCTAAAGTCTGCAAGCTCGGCAAGAGCGCGATATTCCGCATCTGCTGTGACTTTTTCATTTTTTACTAAGCTCTGACTGACCCGAAGGTTTTCTTCTAAAAGTGGAAGTGTTTTTTGGTAAAGGTTGATCAATTGATTTGATTTTGCATAACTGTAATAGGCAATTTTGATGGAAAGAATTAAGTCGCGCGCTTTTGCTTCAGTATCAGCTTCGGCACTTTCGCGAAGCCGCTCTTTGATTTGGTAATTGAAAAGAACTTTCGGTTGAAAAATTGGCTGTCTGATTTGAACAGTGGTTTCACGTTGTAACGGTAATCGAATATCCAAATCGGTTGGAAATGCATTTGAGGAAGTGACTTGATTTAACGCAGCATAAGCGGGATTAATAAATGCACCTAAATTGATAACATTCCCATAAAGCTCGGTTGCACGAGCGTTTAAGGATATTGAAGGAAGGAACGCTCCGCCTGCTTCTTTAGATGCAAATGAGGATTTCTCAGCTAAAAGCTGCTGTTGTCTGAATGAGAGATTTTGCGACAGGCCCTCTTTAAGATAGTCTTCAAGCTTTTGGGCAAATAAATGATTCGCAAATAGTGTGGCCGACACAATTGCGATGAAGGAAATCAAGTTTTTATTCCGGTGACGAATTCGGTTCATAATCACTCCATTTATTTATGTGTAGATGTTCTGGTTTCTTTTGTCATTTCGCCCATTACGGCTTTCATGATTCGGATTTTCCCCCATCTTGGTACGCTACTTAAACCAAGCATTAACACCTTGGATAGCCACCCGGGATGAACCGTGCTTGCTTTTCCAAGAGATTTCAAAATGGAAGTGGCGACACTCTCGGCTTCGAGCGCGTTTGTCATCGTCATTTTTGCACGAGGTCCGAAACCGGTCTTGACCGGTCCCGGTGCGGCAACGAGTACATCAACATGAAAAGGCTTCAATTCTAAGGCTAATGCCTCACCAAGAGACTGGATATAAGCTTTGGTTGCGGCATAATGAGCCGCAAAAGGAACGCCTTGAAACCCAACAAGAGAGCCCAGCAAAATGATACCCCCTCTTCTTTTCATGCTAAAACGATGGGAAAAATAATGGGCAAGTGTTAGCGTTGCATTGCAATTCAAAGCAAGCATTTCGCGTTCATCATTTAATGAGGCATTTCGGAATTCACCGGAAGTACCAAATCCTGCGTTGAGAACGGCAAGTCCAAATTCATCGGAGGTTCCAGTTATGGCACTATTATCCTGTTCAATTTTTTCGATTTTATACTTGAGTGCTTCCAAGTCCGCTTCTTTGGTTAAGTCAGCTTGAAATGGAATAGCTTGGACTTTGAAATCAACTGCGAAGTGATAAGCAAGTAACTTTAGTTTATCATTGTTTCTTGCCACCAAGAGAAGATTAAAACCAAGCGCAGCTAAGTGTTTTGAAATTGATTCTCCGATTCCCGAAGATGCGCCGGTGACCAATGCCCATTTACCATAACGATTTATAAAACGGTTTTTTTCTTTATTGCTGTAGTTCATCGTATTGAAGATTTAATTTTTTTCGGTAGAAATCACTCGCGTCCATTTTTCGCTTCGTCCAAAAAGTGATATGCCGATATAACCACGGACATTCAGCACATTTTCTTTTTCAAGGGTTAAGATGCATTTGTAGTCATTTCCGTCTTGTGGGTCATAAATTTTTCCACCTCGCCATTCATTGTCTTCGTCATATTTGAAACCTCTTAAAATGGTAAGCCCTAAGCGTGGACGAGAGCGAAGAGATGGGTCAGGGTTTTTCGTGTCCAATGTGTCTTCGCCCGGTGCAGGAACCCCCCAAATAACCGTTCCTTCGAAAGTTCCATCGGCAACTTTTTTGATTTCTATTTTGGCGTTCTTTTTTGCGGTCAACCAAACCCCGCAAAGGGCATCGCTTTCTTGGGCAATTAAAGATTGACCCAATCCTATGGTGAGTAAAAGAAACCCAAGTAAAATCTGTTTGTAAGTCATTTCTAATCTTAATTTGAAGTTTTTTTAAGTCTTGTAAGAAAATTGAACGATGTTTAATTATAGTGTAAAGTGAAGTCCATCAAATGTACGAGTGTAATCTAATTTGGATGTTTTGTTTTGAATAAACGGTTCAAATTTCGGATAGACGGTAGAAAACGCGTTACGAACGGTTGTGATTGGAAGTTGATTTTTCGGCAAGAGACCGAATCATATAGGTCATCCCATCGTGCATCGCGGTTTTGGTTTCTTCAAAGGTTCCGATGTAACGGTCTCGCAAAAGAAGGGAAGCAATTCCGTGAACATTTGTCCACAGCATCATGCTTGCAGCTTTTGGATCGCCGGTGGGGATGTAACCTTCATCCATTGCCAATTTTACTGTGGCGTGTAGCAATTCAAACGATTTCTCACCCACGTGCCAACCTTTGCTTTCTGAAATTTTTTTTCCAGAAGCTGCTGAAATAAACATTAAATCATATCGTTCGGGATTTTCAAAGGCAAAAGAGAGATAAGCCTCGCCAATTTTTTGCAATCGCTCAATCGGACTGCCAAAGAGTGCGGCATTTTGTAGGACTTCATAAAAATCTTCAAATACTTTCAGGTGTAAAGTGTAAAAGATTTCTTCTTTGTCTTTGAAATAAGAATAAATAGCGCCCGGGGTGTATTCGACAAGGTCGGCAATGTGCCGTATCGTAACCGATTCGAATCCCTTTTCTATCCACAGTTTCATTGCTGCATCAAGAATCAGCTGACGAACCGCTTCTCGCTCTCGATTTCTTCTTTCTTGGCTTCCCATAATCAAATAAAAATTAAACGCCGTTCAATTTATTAAAATTTGAAGAACCGTCAAATTTTTATTGAGAAAAGCTTAAAATGTTAATGCAGCCGAGCCGAGGACGCCTGCTTGGTTGCCAAGAGCGGCGGGGAGGATTTCGATATCGTCGTGCATTTCTTTGAGCGTGTAGGAAAGAATGGCTTTTCGAGCGGGTTCAAAAATGAATTCACCAGCACCAGAAACCCCACCACCGATAATAAATTTTCGGATGTCTAAAACTGAAAGAATGTTCGCAAGACCCGTCCCTAAAATGGTGCCAACATAAGTCCAAACCTCAAGAGCTAATGGATCATCAAAGCGGGCGGCTTCTGTGAGAATTTTTGGCTCAAGCCGGTCAAGATTTCCTTCTGAGAGTTCTAAAATTTTCGAATGAGGGTATCGGGAGAGAAGCGTTTTAGCGAATTCTGAAATTTGTTTCTGACCAATTTTTCCTTCTATTGAACCCCGAATCCCAGCGTAAAGTGTTGGGCTTGTGTAATCAATTGTGATATGACCTAATTCACCGGCTGCACCGTTGGCACCACGAAATACTTTTCGATTCCAAATGATTCCACCACCAACACCGGTGCCCAGCGTGATCATCACAAAATGATGAAGATTTTTTCCGGCACCAAAGAATGCTTCACCCAAAGCCGCGGCATTGGCATCATTTTCAGATAGAATTTTGAAGCTATTGCCAATCATTGTAGCGGAGCCCAAGGTGGTCAGTTTATCTCTCAAAACCACTTCAACATTTAAATGCTGCCAACCTTTAATTTTATCGCTGTGAATCGAGGAAAGTCCGTCTAGATTGACCGGTCCCGGAATGCCAATGCCAATGCCGCTAAAATCAGCGGATGGGTTTGCTTGGATTACTTTTTTGATTAACTCAGAGCACCCGATAGCAATTTGCTCAAGGCATCGCTCTGCATTTGCATCTGTAGGGAGATGATGGGTCAGCAAGATTTCGCCAACAGTTGAAACAGCAGCGAACTTAATATAAGTACCGCCAAAATCGACTCCGATTCCAAACTTCATATTATACTCCTTGATTCAACCCTTGGCGCTTATCCCAAAGAAAGTCTTCATGCAGAATTTCAAATTCAAATTTTTTTTAATCACTTATTCACTTCCACCGGCACGGTGAGGGGAGCGAAGTAATTTCCGTTTCCCAAGTTTGTGAAGAAATCCTAAAATTTCTTCTCGTTCATCGGATTGAGGGAATTCATGTTCGATTTTTTCGATCGCGTTTTTGATCAAAAATCCGGATTGAAAAACCAAACGGTAAATATCCCGAATCGTACGAATTGCCTCTGCTGAAAAGCCCCGGCGCTTTAAGCCAACTAGATTTAATCCCTCATATCGAAATGGCTCCCGGCCTGCCATCACATAGGGCGGGACATCATAAACCACACGAGAGGAACTCGCAAGCATTGTGTGTTTGCCTATCCGTGTAAATTGATGAATCCCGCAAACCCCTCCAATGGTCGCATGATCTTCAATTTCACAATGTCCGGCAATTTGAGTTGTGTTTGATATAATCACATGATTTCCGATTCGAACATCATGCGCGACATGAACATAGGCCATTATAAGGCAATGACCTCCAATTTTGGTAACGCCGTTTTCTCCTGTTGCACGATGAACTGTAGCGTACTCCCGAATGGTGGTGTAATCTCCAATTTCTACAAAGGTTCTTTCTTCGGCATATTTCAAATCCTGCGGACGAATTGCGATCACCGCACCCGGAAAAATCTTGCAATTCTTTCCAATTCTGGCGCCATTATAAATCAAAGCATGCGGGTAAATCTCCGTGCCTTCACCAATCGTCACATCATCTTCTAAAATAGCATATGGACCAATTCTTACCCCTTTACCGAGTTGAACATTGTGCCCTACGATGGCAGTCGGATGGATTTGAGTCTTTAAGTTGTCCATTCAATTTTCCTTTGCCAATTCAAGATTACTTTGCCGAATCAACAGCGATTCCAGCAAGTGCGGCAACTTCATCGGATTCCTTTTTGAGCTGAGGGTCTTGGGGATACAGTTTCCTCACACTTTCAAACAATCGGTAGGCGTTCTTATAATCACCTATTTGCCGATAGGTTTGAGCCAAATAATAATTTGGCAAAACATCGGCAGGATTTTCATCGGATTGCTTTTGAACTTTATCTTCAAGTTTCGGAAGCATTGCTTTTGCGCGATCCATTCCACCGGAACGAATGTACATTGAAATCATACTTTGCATTAATCGGAAATCCATATCATAGAGCTCTGTCGGTAAAATTTCTTCTGCTTTATCAAGCACATTTAGCGCGAGCGCTTTATTTGAAATGGTATTCAATTGCCCTGTCGAATCTTTCACCGAGGTTGATTCATTTTCATGTTCAATTAAATCAGCAGCTAATCTTAAAAAGACATTTTTATAGTTTGAAACCAACCTACGGCTGTTTTCATCCAAATACACGGAAGGGTTATTGAGGTTGCGGTATTTGAATTCATACATCAACTTATGATACATAATTTGACGGTCAATTTTCCCGTACCCACCTTCATCGCTCGCAATCGGCACAACTTTATAGGCAAAACCATCCATCCGCAAATATTTATCAATGCCAATGCGATTGGATTCTGAAACGGTAATCGCAAAGTACACCGGCCGCTCCCAAAGGTTATTGTAAATCGTTTCATAAACCACACGGTCTTGTGCGCGGATGAACCCTCTTCCCCCGCCAGCATCAAGAGTCGGGTTAAAGCGCCAACGAATCGTATCGACTATCGTTTCCGGTTGAAGACCACCTTCAGTTAAGCGAAGTCTGTCTCGCATTTGATATTGTTCTTTGATGCCCTCGGGAACCGGCATGACAACTTCACGAGCCGGCCATTCTTCATAATTTAATCGCTTAATGGCGGCATCGCTTAGAGAAAATTTCACTGGCTGAGCTTCTCTAGGAGATTCATTTTTAAGTTGAAGTATGTACCAATCTGTATTGGCTAAACTGAGATTAACG
Protein-coding regions in this window:
- the lpxA gene encoding acyl-ACP--UDP-N-acetylglucosamine O-acyltransferase; the protein is MDNLKTQIHPTAIVGHNVQLGKGVRIGPYAILEDDVTIGEGTEIYPHALIYNGARIGKNCKIFPGAVIAIRPQDLKYAEERTFVEIGDYTTIREYATVHRATGENGVTKIGGHCLIMAYVHVAHDVRIGNHVIISNTTQIAGHCEIEDHATIGGVCGIHQFTRIGKHTMLASSSRVVYDVPPYVMAGREPFRYEGLNLVGLKRRGFSAEAIRTIRDIYRLVFQSGFLIKNAIEKIEHEFPQSDEREEILGFLHKLGKRKLLRSPHRAGGSE